From Medicago truncatula cultivar Jemalong A17 chromosome 7, MtrunA17r5.0-ANR, whole genome shotgun sequence, a single genomic window includes:
- the LOC11419485 gene encoding 26S proteasome regulatory subunit 4 homolog A, with amino-acid sequence MGQGTPGGGLNRQPGDRKPDGNDKKDKKFEPAAPPARVGRKQRKQKGSEAASRLPTVTPLSKCKLRLLKLERIKDYLLMEEEFVANQERLKPQEEKAEEDRSKVDDLRGSPMSVGNLEELIDENHAIVSSSVGPEYYVGILSFVDKDQLEPGCAILMHNKVLSVVGLLQDEVDPMVSVMKVEKAPLESYADIGGLDAQIQEIKEAVELPLTHPELYEDIGIKPPKGVILYGEPGTGKTLLAKAVANSTSATFLRVVGSELIQKYLGDGPKLVRELFRVADDLSPSIVFIDEIDAVGTKRYDAHSGGEREIQRTMLELLNQLDGFDSRGDVKVILATNRIESLDPALLRPGRIDRKIEFPLPDIKTRRRIFTIHTSRMTLADDVNLEEFVMTKDEFSGADIKAICTEAGLLALRERRMKVTHADFKKAKDKVMFKKKEGVPEGLYM; translated from the exons atgGGTCAAGGAACACCAGGCGGCGGTTTGAACCGGCAACCGGGTGACCGGAAACCAGATGGCAACGACAAAAAGGACAAGAAATTCGAACCGGCCGCACCACCAGCTCGCGTCGGTCGCAAACAGCGAAAACAAAAGGGTTCTGAGGCTGCGTCGCGGTTGCCGACTGTAACTCCGTTATCGAAGTGCAAACTTCGGTTATTGAAACTGGAACGAATCAAAGACTATTTGTTGATGGAGGAAGAGTTTGTAGCGAATCAGGAACGGTTGAAGCCTCAGGAAGAGAAAGCTGAAGAAGATAGATCTAAGGTTGATGATCTTCGTGGTTCGCCTATGAGCGTTGGAAATCTCGAAGAGCTTATTGATGAGAATCATGCTATTGTTTCGAGTTCTGTTGGACCGGAGTATTATGTTGGGATTTTGTCGTTTGTTGATAAGGATCAATTGGAACCTGGTTGCGCTATCTTGATGCATAACAAG GTTCTTTCTGTTGTTGGACTTCTTCAAGATGAAGTTGATCCAATGGTCTCTGTAATGAAGGTTGAGAAGGCTCCTTTGGAATCATATGCTGACATTGGTGGTTTAGATGCCCAGATACAGGAAATTAAAGAAGCCGTAGAGCTTCCCCTGACACATCCTGAACTGTATGAAGATATTGGTATCAAGCCTCCAAAGGGAGTCATTTTATATGGAGAACCTGGTACAGGAAAGACACTTCTTGCAAAG GCTGTGGCCAACTCAACATCAGCAACATTCTTGCGTGTTGTTGGTAGTGAATTGATTCAAAAATACTTAGGAGATGGTCCAAAACTTGTGAGGGAACTTTTTCGAGTTGCTGATGATCTTTCTCCCTCTATTGTCTTTATTGATGAAATAGACGCTGTTGGTACAAAGAG GTATGATGCTCACTCAGGTGGAGAGCGTGAAATTCAAAGGACCATGTTGGAGTTGCTGAACCAGTTAGATGGTTTTGATTCTAGAGGAGATGTTAAAGTTATTCTCGCAACCAACAGAATTGAAAGCCTCGATCCAGCTCTGCTAAGACCAGGTCGAATAGACAGGAAGATTGAATTTCCTCTCCCTGATATCAAAACTAGGAGACGCATTTTCACG ATCCATACATCTAGGATGACATTAGCTGATGATGTCAATTTAGAAGAATTTGTCATGACTAAGGATGAGTTCTCTGGAGCTGATATAAAAGCAATATGTACCGAAGCTGGCTTACTTGCTTTACGAGAACGCCGAATGAAG GTGACCCATGCTGATTTTAAAAAGGCAAAAGATAAAGTTATGTTTAAGAAGAAAGAAGGGGTGCCCGAAGGATTGTATATGTGA